The genomic DNA CGCACCCGGTGCAGATGTCGAGCTTGCGCAGGCCCAGTTCGTGGCCAACCTTCTTGGTGTACTGGTACTCCTCGCTGCTGATCGAATGGCCGCCCCAGCACACCACCATTTTCGGCTCGACGCCCGGGCGCAGGGTGCGTGCGTTGCGCAGCAGGTGGAAGACGTAGTCGGTGATGCCCTGGGAGCTTTCCAGGTCGATGCGCTGGCTGGCCAGTTCGCTTTCGGTGTAGACGATATCGCGCAGGGCGCTGAACAGCATCTCGCGGGTGCTGGCGATCATTTCACCATCGACGAAGGCATCGGCCGGTGCATTGAGCAGCTCCAGGCGCACGCCGCGGTCTTGCTGGTGGATGCGTACCTCGAAGTCCTTGTAGGCCTCAAGGATGGTCTTGGCATTGTCGACATGGGCGCCGGTGTTGAGGATGGCCAGGGCGCACTGGCGGAACAGGGTGTAGAGGCTACCGGTGCCGGCTTCACTCAGTTGCTGGACTTCACGTTGCGACAGCGTCTCCAGGCTGCCTTTGGGGCTGACGGATGCATTGATGACATGGCGTTGGGGCATCTAAGTCTTTCCTGTGCAGGTAAAACATCCTTCTTTGACAACACCATAAGTCATGCGAAGAGCTTTTGCACACCCAGCGTAATCGCCAGCCCGCCACCGAGCAGCCACAGGTTGAGAATCGCCCCTGTCACCAGCGCCCGCGGGCCGGCCTGGCGGATCTGGCTCAAGCGTGTCTCCATGCCCAGTGCGGTCATGGCCATGGTCAGGGCGAAGGTGTCCAGGCCGTTGACCGCTTGGGTCACGCTGCCTGGCAATACCTGCAGCGAGTTCACCAATACCAGCGCGAGGAAGCCGAAGGCGAACCATGGCATGGCGATGCGGCCGTTGCCTTGTGCCTGACCCGGCAGCCGGGTACGGCTGATCCAGACACCCACCACCAGCAGTACCGGCACCAACAGCATCACCCGGGTCATCTTGACGATGGTAGCGATGTGCGTGGCCTCGGGGCTGACATTGCTTGCTGCGCCCACCACCTGAGCAACCTCATGAACGGTGCCGCCCAGGAACAGGCCGGCACCCAGGGTATCGAGGTGCAGCCAGCCGCTGTTGATCAGTAGCGGGTACAGGAACATCGACAGGGTGCCGAACAGCACCACGCTGCCCACTGCCATGGCACTCTTGTGCGGTGCGCTGCGCAGCGCCGATTCGAAGGCCAGCACTGCTGCGGCGCCGCAAATGGCGCTGCCGGCTGCTGTCAACAAGGCGGTATCGCGGTCCAGCTTGAGCAGCTTCATGCCACACCACAGGCCGATCAGCAGGGTGCTGACCACCACCAGCAGCGAGACCGTGAGGCCAGACCAGCCGACTTCGGCGATTTCCTGCAGGCTGACACGCAGGCCGAAAAAGGCCACCGCGATGCGCAGTAGCCCGCGGGCAGAGAAATTGATGCCCGCCGCCCAACTGGCCGGTACGCTATCACGCAGGGCGTTGCCGTAAAGGGCACCGGCGACGATGCCGACGATCAGCGGGCTGATGCCCAGGTTGGCGATAACGGGCATGGCCGCCAGTTGGGTGACGGCGAACGCGAACAACGCGACGAACAGGATGCCGTTGAGCCGCCCTCGGGTAGAGAAGGTAGGGGCAAAGGCAGGGTTGGACGGTACCGTGGCCATGTGAGTCCTCCGGACATTGAATCGACAGGGCCTACTTTAATTTGGTTATAAGCTTATAAAAAATCGTAATTCAGGATGGCAAATATCCGCCTAGCTGATATTTTGCATAAATGACCCCGGAACAACTGATAACTTTTGCCACCGTTGCCGAGCATGGCAACATCAGCCATGCGGCGTTGGCCTTGCATCTGTCGCAGCCGGCTGTCTCCGGCCAGCTCAAGCTGCTGCAGGACGCATTCGGCGAGCCCCTTTACCAGCGTGCCGGCCGCGGAGTGCGGCTTACTGCGGCCGGCGAGCAGCTGTTGGCCCATGCCGAACGCCTGCGCGAAACCTTTCGCCAGGCCCAGGCACTGCGCGACGCCATGCGCGGGCTGGAGCGCGGCACCTTGCGCATCGGTGCCAGCACTACGCCCGCCAGCTACCTGCTGCCTTACCTGATCGCCGACTTCCATGCGCAATACCCCGAGGTGCAGGTGAGCACCTTGCACGGCAATACCGCAGAGATCGTCTCGGCGCTGGGCAGTGTGGACATCGCCCTGATCGAAGGCCCGCCCGGGCAGGAATTGCCGCTGGGCACGGGTGTCACACCGTGGCGTGAGGACGAAATCGTCGCCATCGTGCCAAGCGCTCACCCGTTGGCCAATCAGGCGGGTCAGACGCTGGAAGCCTTGGGCAGCTATCCCTTGGTACTGCGTGAAAGCGGCTCCGGGGTTCGGCAGATCGTTGAACGGGCATTTGCGCGCAGTGGCGTGGCCATGCGCGTAGCGTTGGAAATTGCCGGCGTCGAAGGGGTGAAGGAGGCCGTGCGGGCGGGGATGGGCATTGGCTTCGTTTCGGCGATGTCGATCAGGCATGAAGGGGGCGCACTGCAGCGATTGCACATCGCCCCGCAGCCGTTGGTCAGGCACTTTTCCATTCTGCTGCCGCATGCGGCCACGCCCTCGCGGGCGGCGGCGCGGTTCATGGCATTGTGTACATGACACCCATGTCCGGCAGGGTAAGCGAGATTACTAGCGTCAGCAGTCAGGTCGCGCCGGCGCTGACGCAGAGGTCGCACGCCAGATGTTAACGGCCAGGGTGTTCCATCAACCCTGGCCATAGGAGATCAGCGATCGTCCTTGTTCATGCCGCTGTCTTCTTCGTCATCGAGTTGAGGGTCGGAATCCATGCCTTGTTCGACATCGGTACCGGCACGGCTCCCGGAGCCATGGCCACCCGTTGCGCCTTGTTGTGCACCACCCCCTGAGCGTTGCGGGTCGTTCTCCCACTTGTCTTCTGGCATCTGGCCGCCTTGATGCCCTGTGTCCCAAGGTTTTTGCGGGTCGTTAGAGACCTGGTCCGGGTTGTGCTGGGGAGTGCCGCCTTGTTGTCCACTTTTGCCTTGATCGTTAGCCATGATCTTGCACCTCGTGAATTCACACAGAAA from Pseudomonas putida includes the following:
- a CDS encoding YeiH family protein; protein product: MATVPSNPAFAPTFSTRGRLNGILFVALFAFAVTQLAAMPVIANLGISPLIVGIVAGALYGNALRDSVPASWAAGINFSARGLLRIAVAFFGLRVSLQEIAEVGWSGLTVSLLVVVSTLLIGLWCGMKLLKLDRDTALLTAAGSAICGAAAVLAFESALRSAPHKSAMAVGSVVLFGTLSMFLYPLLINSGWLHLDTLGAGLFLGGTVHEVAQVVGAASNVSPEATHIATIVKMTRVMLLVPVLLVVGVWISRTRLPGQAQGNGRIAMPWFAFGFLALVLVNSLQVLPGSVTQAVNGLDTFALTMAMTALGMETRLSQIRQAGPRALVTGAILNLWLLGGGLAITLGVQKLFA
- a CDS encoding LysR substrate-binding domain-containing protein, translated to MTPEQLITFATVAEHGNISHAALALHLSQPAVSGQLKLLQDAFGEPLYQRAGRGVRLTAAGEQLLAHAERLRETFRQAQALRDAMRGLERGTLRIGASTTPASYLLPYLIADFHAQYPEVQVSTLHGNTAEIVSALGSVDIALIEGPPGQELPLGTGVTPWREDEIVAIVPSAHPLANQAGQTLEALGSYPLVLRESGSGVRQIVERAFARSGVAMRVALEIAGVEGVKEAVRAGMGIGFVSAMSIRHEGGALQRLHIAPQPLVRHFSILLPHAATPSRAAARFMALCT